A stretch of DNA from Pseudoliparis swirei isolate HS2019 ecotype Mariana Trench chromosome 5, NWPU_hadal_v1, whole genome shotgun sequence:
acctctctgactggtacatgaacacctctctgactggtacatgaacacctctctgactggtacatgaacacctctctgactggtacatgaacacctctctgactggtgtatgaacacctctctgactggtgtatgaacacctctctgactggtgtatgaacacctctctgactggtgtatgaacacctctctgactggtacatgaacacctctctgactggtgtatgaacacctctctgactggtacatgaacacctctctgactggtacatgaacacctctctgactggtgtatgaacacctctctgactggtacatgaacacctctctgactggtacatgaacacctctctgactggtacatgaacacctctctgactggtacatgaacacctctctgactggtatatgaacacctctctgactggtacatgaacacctctctgactggtgtatgaacacctctctgactggtgtatgaacacctctctgactggtacatgaacacctctctgactggtgtatgaacacctctctgactggtacatgaacacctctctgactggtacatgaacacctctctgactggtacatgaacacctctctgactggtacatgaacacctctctgactggtgtatgaacacctctctgactggtacatgaacacctctctgactggtacatgaacacctctctgactggtgtatgaacacctctctgacgaacacctctctgactggtgtatgaacacctctctgactggtacatgaacacctctgactgggtacatgaacacctctctgactggtacatgaacacctctctgactggtatgaacacctctctgactggtacatgaacacctctgactggtgtatgaacacctctgactggtacatgaacacctctctgactggtatgaacacctctctgactgcacctctgactggtacatgaacacctctctgactggtacatgaacacctctgactggtacatgaacacctctgACTGAGTGCATGGACACCTCTCTGGCTGGTGTAGACACCTCTGTTGTAACACCTCTCTGATTGGTGTGAACGCCTCTCCTGACTGGtgcatgaacacctctctgactggtgtaTAGACACCTCTCCCCAGCTGGTGTATGAACACCTCTCGGCTGGTACATGACACCTCTCCTGACTGGTGCATGAACACCTCTTGACTGTACCATGACACGTCTCTGACTGTCATGAACACTCTGAATGGTACATGAAATCTCTGACTGTCATAACACTCTTGACTGGTAAAAATAAACACACCAGAAGGAGATGAACACCTTCTGACTGGAAATGAACACCTTTGACTGGTGAATGAACACCTCTTGATGGATCATGGAACATTTCAGACTGGTACAGAAACAAGCCCTCGTGACTCTAATGAACATCTCTCTGATCTGGTAAAGTATGAAACTTGACTGTACTATGATTCATTCTGACTGTGTCTCAATTAATCATAAAATACATGGTGATGAATCACTGGATGAACATGGTCAGACCTCTCTGACTCGACAGTAGAACACTCTTCATAATTAAAATATCAGGGTCTCTGACTGGAAAACGTGTAAAAGCATAAACTTTCAGGTGTATAAAACCCTCTGTAACTGTACTGAGGAGCATTGAACTGGTACGAAGCACTTTCTAATGGTCTGAATTCACTTTGCTCATGGCTCTGGTAGATAGAAGTCCACGCCTCACAGTGTTATAGAACTACTCTTGACCCAGGATGAACATTTATGAGTTACAGAACCATTCGATAGAGTCTATGAATCAATGAGCTCTTTATGAACGATTCAGACTGTGTCAGGTCTATACGGACAACAGTATTGatttaatgaatatgtttcCTCTATAACTcggtggacatgaggacaacagGTGTAGACGTAATTGACTGTGAAGAAGCCACTATGTAGGCTGTGGACCGTCTTCATCTGTCACGTGTCTTTCAGTGTACCAACACCTTGTAGACTCCACTTGATGATGAGTTCACGTGAGCACCTGAACACAGGAGCCACCTGTTGTAGAGTCTCATGTATACACTGTTTCATGTCGTAACACCTGTTTTCCTATCTTGGCCACCAGGTCCCTGCTGTTCTGGTTGTTAGTCTTATGTCATCACTGTGTTTAATCACTGCATTTACCCTTCTCCTGACCCCGGATGCGAACTCTTCTTGGACTTGTAAAGGTTTTCGTTGAGAGTTTTGCTCATTAAAGAGCTTTGTAACTAAGACTCCTCAGAATCCGTCCGCAGAGTCTCAGTAAAGTGAGAAGAGGCATGAATATAATAAAGATGTCTATTATGCAGCTTTCAGGAATCCAGACAACGCATAGTAACTTTGAGGATCCTCATTGGCATTAATAAGTAATGAAGAGTAGCGTGGATCTCTACTCAGAGCACGATCTGACATCATGTAGTCTATCTTATTTAGTATACATTGTGATTCACTGAGATATGAGCCATTCTAGGATGACATAACAGCTTCTACTATATTTTCGAGGTCTTCTGTTTTGAAGGTTAAACATCAGAATATCATTGTAACCTTGTAATTCATCTGATTGAACTGTTAAATACTTTCTAGTGTTATATGAGATTCCTTGTGACGTATCTGTGAACCAACAACGCTGAACAGTCCAGCAACTGTTATTCAGACTCAGTAATGTCCCACTGGAATGAACACGTATGATAACAGTTCAATCCGTAAGAATGCTCGAGACTCAAACTTCACTGTGAGGCTTAACCGGACAAGCTTTAAATCTACGATTAGAATGTTAATAAATCACTGTCACTGAATTGACTGACTAGACAAGGACCCGAGTATAGGATTGAATTCATTGATAGAAGCTTGATGTAAGGTGTTGTGTGAAATCATAAAAGTTCTGTTGTGTAGATATTACCTAAAGCTAGTGAACCTTGTTGGGTCTTCCTGCACTGTACCATTGTAATGCTATGAACATCCACAGAACACCTGTCGTTTCAATAAATGCTATTTTCCTGACTATGCATGATTAAGTGTCATTTAGATCATCCGTACTGAATCTGCTGTTCACCTGCTAACACTCCCTGACCGAGACCTCCTCTGACCTCGCACTTTTAAGTCTTTTTAGTATATTCTGGGGTCTCTGTTTAAAACCGCGTTAATTACAGATCAACATTCCTCAGCATGGCTCTGTACTCCTACGTGATCGTGACTGCTTGAGAAGACTTTTCTTGCTGTCTAGACCTCATTCAAACCCGTTTCGCTCATGAGCTGTGGTCAGGACGGCCTGCGAGTCCAGCCTCACCGATGTTACTCGAGAATTACTATTGCTCTTTGTAATCATTTTGATGTTTTGAATTATTTGCATGCAAAGTATAAGCACTGTCATGTCTACATACCAGCTCTTTATAGTATTCATATGCTGTACGTGTGCTATACTCACGTCACATGCTGATAGTAGTTCATACAGTTATTCCGTTCATATCGCGTCAGAGTGATCACCTCCTGAAGAGAGAACACGGAAGATAAAAGTGTTTATGCCGTAAGAATCGCTGTGAGACTAAGTCAGAGACTTCACGCTGTGGAGACGCTCAGTAACCGAGACGGAGAGCGGCTGCTGCTCCCACAGCAGCTGCTGAAACCGATCCTGAGGAATGTGCTAAAAATAAACTCAACTGTCAGGCTtgagttgacctttgaccccaacacacacagttGTTGACCCCCGAGCTCATTCATGTGCTCCTCTGAACTGTCACTCTCCActcagacagtgtgtgtgtgtgtgtgtgtgtgtgagaacatatAAAGCTGTGTGGTGTGAGATATGTGACCGTAAAGTGAGCTGAAGGTTGCGGTCGTGGAGCTTGAGCCGCAGCGTGTGACGATGTGATGCTATGAACTCTCACAGAAACACAGGCTGAACGTTTGAAGTAGAAAACTATTTTTCCTGAACATAAAATGCAACAAGTGTGATGTGTGAAGTTATTTATCCCTCTAACTCTGCGGTTGCTTCACCTGCTCAACACTCCTCTGACTGAGCATCGCTCCCCTCTAACCTCGTCGGACTGTTTAAGATCTTTTTTTAACACGTATGCATTCTGCTCCTCTATTTAAAACCCAGCGCCtacattacccagaatgcaactgAGCCCCCAGCAGTGTGTCTGGTATCCAGGTGTGTGATGCTTGGAGAGCAGGCAGCAGGTTTACGGCTCTTCTGTCTAACCTTTTCATCTCAAACCTCGTCTTCAGACTCAAGCTGCTTCCCTCAGGAGGCCTCCTGAGGGAAGCAGCTCCCCGCTTCGATGTTACTGGAGttcttcctgctgctcctccgtcAGCCACAGTCTCACCGCTTTGATGTTTTGATTATTCTTCATTCAAAGTGTCTGAAGCAACGTGTCGAGTGTTACATCCAAATCATTTGGCTTCACCCGTGATGCGTGTCCACCGGGCCGCTGCACCTCTCAGCCTGTGTGCACATGCTGACAGGTTCAGGTCCAGGTTCAGTTCCGGTTCAGTTCCGGTTCAGGTGATCACCTCCATGGTGACTGAACCCCGTCCCAgtgagaggtgtgtgagggCTTCCCTCAGGTCACGGAGGtcacgctgctgctgcacagAGGAACTTCACGTCTATTTCAGGGTCTTCTATTAATGCCTCTCCGCTCGGTCCGTTCTCTCAGGTTTCATCCTCTCAGGCTCTTAAATGTTATAAAGTATTAGGCTTTACTCAAAACACAGCGGTTTGATCCACTCCAGCGTTCCCTCACAGCAGAGCTCTGagtgctgctgctggagtttATGTAACAGGTCGAGCTTTGAGGACTGAGGCCCTGGAGAGAAGAGCTGACAGTCCCTGTGACGTCACAGCAACGTGTTTCCACCACACATCAGAAATAACTATCACCGTTTAAGTATTAAACGTGTTATTAAGTATATGATATGAACTTTGCTGTAAATCACGTGGTGTCTATGCACGCATCATATCTAATAATAGAGAACCTGCAatgtgaacaacaacaacaaacaaacaaaagcacgTGTGCGCACTGACCTGGCTCGTACTTGAGGTAGAGGATGGACACGATGTAGTACGCGAGGTCAAACACCGGGAACATTCCCATCTTGGAGAAAATTTGGGCAAAATCGCCCAAATTCAGAGCTGCCAACACTTCCATGCTGCGAGCCTGTTGCTGACGTCACGGGGAGTTCGGCTCCTTCCAATTATTATTCCGACTGCGCAGTCCGGATTGTGAAGCCCCCCAGACCTGGACCACCAGAGACCCGCGTGGAAAGAAAGCCTGTGACGCTGAAGCCCTCCTATTAATACCACTCATCTGCACagcctcatcttcatcctcttcatcttcatcttcatctataTCATGTGCGGTCCGTGCCAGTTGATGGTGGATTAGACGCCGTCGACGTCAGCTGCtggaagtgaagaagaagaagaagaagaagaagaagaagaagaagaagaagaaggtttgTCCTTGGTGTTCATCGTCGAGTTAACACATGACGTCACTGCGCCACAGCGCGGTGGAGGTTTGATGGAAGCAGCAACAGCAGAGACACGAGTCCGATGCTTTAATACAAAGACTCATTCATCCCCTCTGATGACAACGATCCACAATCCGGATGCGCTCGTGCAGCGAGCTGCAGGCGGCACGCGGGACCAGCTGCCACGTGCTGCAGACACGTTGACATTAAAGCTGCAATGCGACCGACACCTACTTCAAGAAACAGCAACCGACGCGAATGTTTTTTTtagaatatattttatttgtttctattttCGCTTTTAGTCACTGAACAAGAATAAGAGCAAATACCTCAGCAACCACTGAGGGGCGCCccgtcataacacacgtagcTCCCAAATGTCCACTGAAGCCTCCTTGTTGTAAGACGTTCATCCTGATGCTTCCACCTGATCTCCTTGTTTACAAGTCAAATCCATTCAAATGTGCTCAGCACGATGCGCCTCCATGTCAGGTCATGCCGCCCTGCTTAAGGAAAGGAAactggtccgtgtacgtaatgttatttcgttttttcgtttcattccaaatacggaatacggaaatcacgtggttttttcgttttccgtttcaaaaccaaaaacggaaaaacggaataccacctccgtatttcgtttctgctgtctgaaaccaaaaacgacagaacggaagtgcttaaaatgaagtcaaaataaaagccagtgatacatattcgtatgaaccttagaagaatattaatgaatcaatataaagaataaaaaattaaacggaaatattttaacgatgcaaacacagcagggtaacgttagaagaatattaattagtcaatataaagaataaagaattaaacctggatatgttagcgacagtggtgacgacgggaagtttaatattcatgtacacagcaagaatcaccttctcacttaatgtgtgtgtgtgtgtgtgtgtgtgtgtgtgtgtgtgtgtgtgtgtgtgtgtgtgtgtgtgtgtgtgtgtgtgtgtgtgtgtgtgtgtgtgtgtgtgtgtgtgtgtgtgtgttttgaaacatatggttggagggagcaagaaagactgtcccacatttacaaagaaacaaatggccAATTTGACCCgccacataacaggagggttaaatgtagttgacactacaaagggttgcattttgggtaactgagtttattctgtgtttatctcccgcagtagacgtgtttaggttcgccactgctatatacacccttttgcactgaagcacgcaagatggactccagcctgttaccttacttagatattgtacaacaaatgatgcatagtggctgtagtgatgtggacataaaaaaacacttgatatttgaatgtggcttgcgtagaggaacgtccgtggccaatattcggaagttttgtaaagaccacgggttaaaaagacagcgagtgacggaccaacaacttgaagctgcagtctccaatgcaataacacaggtagGGTGCAGTTCATTTATTTACGCGAAAAAATGCATACAACgaaactataagtgtgtgtaaggttagtatgttatactttaaccctcctgttatgttcgtttcttacatacagccgtcatgctcccgggtcagtttgacccaaaagtggtcagaaacaaaaacatcctaataactatagtttgtacctcatcaccaacaccattactaacaatccaatcagtttttagtggaattgagttattcacccctccatagatttaatgaaaaatacatgttcaaacaattttttaggtagtgtaacggactgagggaatgttatgttataaatgttatgttccggatgtaagtgaacgtctcacgagctggtagctgtgaggcgtgtctgtgattggacagcgagtgatgttgttgtgtgtgtgttgttgtgttacgactcgttcggagcagagctatgacccggagcagacgtgaagctggtttggaggttttcacggcgGTTTGCggtcgttttggcgtaggctacggccaacagtagcttgttctatgttccttgaataaacaccatATAAggtctacgtctcgtagcgttcctgacccagggtcgctacagtacattgaaaaaatctaaatctaaattaaattgcattagtttactataacatgtatattctcctacattttattagCATTTAGTTAAAAAttgtcatggggtgatgtagataaatagagatgagacacctgtgttcagggtcataatgacccgcccactaaaaatcaagccaaatgaatcataaaggatttgtgttGAAAGTAAAGATATTAtctttatcttcagggtggtcctacctatggcaggaaaatgatgactgggagtcttgcagctgcaggtgtcttcgcatcagagggtcgtgttggagctgttttgcgcaacattcacccaccttaccataaggcacgatgccaggtttttttttttttctcaaattagaatatgttgtgctattcaataaggtcatgatgttcttttttgtctgtttaagggagcaaggaacctcaaccctcttccttaccatgcagcctatgtgggtcacaaaatccacatggaccaaaatgagaagattgtcatgtttggcgtgactcatgtgctggcaatagatggcttctccagcaaaatttttggacaagctactatgcctgtaaagaacaacctcaccatctacaatgacgtttacaggtaattgaaaacactgttgtccttgtaccctaaacattacaaatcatccccattttatgaggtgttttaacagggtgtctgtgggtccttaaaacaaaaatgcatttaaaatgaaatatcttacaatttcttgaataccattttgtcagctctgaaaatgtacttgattaggaagagacgacattttcgaaagtggatttaaattcaatatggcttgttaatgtattaaaagaaaatgctcaacttaagtgggattagtcgcatgtgaaaaccttcataatatactgtatatttttttagtttggatttgaatcaacgtattaaattgcattcatattggtctaaaaaaggacttaaattaaacttattgaaaactacagaaacccttttaagcagcaagttacaactcatctcacctcatcagtacctgataacacaagacctactacacattttgtaaatgtatctgacaccattagccttaccctccatactgctgtctgccaatgttatgttttcttgcaggagtgcagtaatggaatatgggatgtgggaccaggtcagagtggatcatggaaaggagttctacctcactcttttcatgcaggagaagttggccagccaccgccacaacactgaaaggccaccatatctccaaacaccatcgacaaaggtgatcgacatacaatggttttgctgattataaagttaatcaacatgtaattaaataactatttcacactttcattaattatttagaatggttaactgaagatattgaaatgtgtgaaagtaagttagtctgggggggcggggaacatatttgtttatcaagaatctgaaaatgtctctattttgcaatgacagaatcacagaatcgagagaatctggccagaaattAACAACCGAGTTAACTACCcattgaaagctgcattggtcgaactggtggatcaggaggagctggacatggaggaccagatgactcggttctgtgtgtcatctttgacatgccagttagcccagatcggtgttaaccgaactgtgcaagcatggaatgcacacaggattcctggtatgtcttcgggttggtctttcaagccttttttaatgtgaataattattttcaaaatgttttacgattgaatgtttcttaaacatgtttaatcaaatactagaaggagcatgttgcaatacatggcatggttgtgacagccacattgaattattattacagggagggggataccaaattacttggccagagatggatgcccaaagaagctgtcgacagaccttttgccaaatgcatctgtggctgcagactggtacgaccaggaagtgggctcactgacagtgtcagactttggcaccaaccatttcaaaggtcacaggaccaggaagctgcagtgaggggatttgctctgcagtgccctgatacaagtggactgctggacaatgcagtgaataatctgccacaaccattcaaagatggactcaaaggcctcatcgacatctcaaggagaagttgtcaacgctgatgtttttttgtgtgtccaaATTGTtcttgtctgtgctttttatttggttcaactgacgggatgtttttttcttttcttcaaatgttgggggtttaaagggagaaatatgttctttttgaataaacacttatgtcttcaaagtctggcacgaatttcatttttaatctctaatgggaaaggctggacctgtaacaccaactattgagagtgacacggtgtgttgaccccctgccctgtaaggcactggaagatggcttgttcagtgacctctgacctaggtaacaaacgtacaccccaaaatatacacacacaagacggttgcagccggtttagggcggtgaagccatgataacttcatacatcagccaccattgtatcacttgtttcaggctcataagtcggtctccccgacagccggatgtcacagatttggacccagtgtgaagatttcccactggaggaggaccccgatgtggttgggaacctcgcttgtttatgaagggcagcttaaggaccctgacaccctcagtttggatgtcaatctgacacctattgcttcactaagaacacagctgatgtctgagcacgacaatcaaacagcaggaacaaacatcaatgataaacaatctgagccaacctataaatcacatcATACTAAAcatcattttgacctgagcttggagcaggtataaagcttcagtgaagctcagtcaggacggttcatacatctgacattcacttttcatttggaacagctcttggaaggcaaaactttgatgatgtaaatcatgcgagcagattaactgcagatggaagaatcagaggaattgagatccagcaatacaattcaaatacaggaatgtaatcctaatgcaatgctaccactaattctgaaggcttcctcttttaggggagtagttaacttgtgcttgacataaagaattagaaaataccaaagattgtctttctttactaatctagaagtgtgcagatgtcattggatcagatataagtagcctacatgtgagctgctgctctgaactaaaggccatgacctgttaggcctactctgagctaaacctgttgctattagctaaagaaggccacgacctgctgctctgagctaaagaaggccatgacttgctgctctaaactaaagaaggccatggcctgttgctctgagctaaagaaggctctgagctgaatatggcttatctaaatgtacatgcagagatatagccatacggctaaacacagacaacaactcctaacaatcactactataaactatgtgagacatcttagagatgtgagaggagctgtgctctccatgtttcagtctgatacaataactcatggagtcaactcctcagaacatgttcacacacaacacagagctccatccttctggagaccagaggactacatgatgatgatgtgatgtagtcagaggagtaagactgcagagtaacaacagaacaggttacatgttgatgatgatgtgatgtagtcagaggagtaagacagcagtcacaacagaacaggttacatgtttatgatgagttagtttatttcgatcagcaaaatatacaacactcataattcaacaaatgaagaaagtggctgaccgaaagggtcgaggctgaagctaacgagcttataagtgccctaacctatgatttctcgaaaaaacttatttcaaagaatcatatatatatatatatatatatatacacacacatacatacgtatacatatacacatatatacatataaacacacacactatacatacacacacatgcatataaacataaaacgaaaaacaaaacaaaaaacgtgtccccattaaccgttgatgtaatgatgtagtactgaaggttacaggtgaagcacaggtggtgctgtgactgggtgctaactgaacgctgcttaataagaaaaactcaactgtctctttatttttcaattgtcaatcagaatcagaatcagaatcagaaacaggtttattgccaaagaatgttttcacaaacaaacgtggtcatcatatcctcactcttccatgtgggaatgtttagttccaaaatgacccaaataaaacaaggaaatacatgatgtatacaactatgctggaaattaaccatgaacataaatatcagaggaaataaacggcattaaatacatatgtatcaataacaggtatactgccatctagcggtataaaggtgaaccgtttactctgcggtggaaatatagtctctgcacagaaacattactttgattaatctatattaggaactgtgttgcatcaaacaatgcaacgattaagtgagaaggtgattcttgctgtgtacatgaatattaaacttcgccgtcaccactgtcgctaacatatccaggtttaattctttattctttatattgactaattaatattcttctaacattaccctgctatgtgtttgcatcgttaaaatatccccgtttaattatttattctttatattgattaattaatattcttctaaggttaatacgaatatgtatcactggcttttattttgacttcattttaagcacttccgttctgtcgtttttggtttcagacagcagaaacgaaatacggaggtggtattccgtttttccgtttttggttttgaaacggaaaacgaaaaaaccacgtgatttccgtattccgtatttggaatgaaacgaaaaaacgaaataacattacgtacacggaccgaaACTGCATCTCTGTTGGTCATATtgctttattattgttttattttattgggtaaattgaatgtattttacttTTGCATCGTGGTAAAAACAAAAGACGGTTAAAGTTCATAAGAAAATAATTAACTGTTTTTGACAAAACAAGTTTTGAGAGGATGTTTAGCCTAACATAGTGTAtaaagtatataatatataaatatataatgacCTCCATCAAATGAACATGCCTGTTCAGAGGCTGTATGTTCATCTTATTCACCCCGACATGCTTT
This window harbors:
- the LOC130194405 gene encoding uncharacterized protein LOC130194405 isoform X1, which encodes MDSSLLPYLDIVQQMMHSGCSDVDIKKHLIFECGLRRGTSVANIRKFCKDHGLKRQRVTDQQLEAAVSNAITQGGPTYGRKMMTGSLAAAGVFASEGRVGAVLRNIHPPYHKARCQGARNLNPLPYHAAYVGHKIHMDQNEKIVMFGVTHVLAIDGFSSKIFGQATMPVKNNLTIYNDVYRSAVMEYGMWDQVRVDHGKEFYLTLFMQEKLASHRHNTERPPYLQTPSTKNHRIERIWPEINNRVNYPLKAALVELVDQEELDMEDQMTRFCVSSLTCQLAQIGVNRTVQAWNAHRIPGRGIPNYLARDGCPKKLSTDLLPNASVAADWYDQEVGSLTVSDFGTNHFKGHRTRKLQ
- the LOC130194405 gene encoding uncharacterized protein LOC130194405 isoform X2 codes for the protein MDSSLLPYLDIVQQMMHSGCSDVDIKKHLIFECGLRRGTSVANIRKFCKDHGLKRQRVTDQQLEAAVSNAITQGGPTYGRKMMTGSLAAAGVFASEGRVGAVLRNIHPPYHKGARNLNPLPYHAAYVGHKIHMDQNEKIVMFGVTHVLAIDGFSSKIFGQATMPVKNNLTIYNDVYRSAVMEYGMWDQVRVDHGKEFYLTLFMQEKLASHRHNTERPPYLQTPSTKNHRIERIWPEINNRVNYPLKAALVELVDQEELDMEDQMTRFCVSSLTCQLAQIGVNRTVQAWNAHRIPGRGIPNYLARDGCPKKLSTDLLPNASVAADWYDQEVGSLTVSDFGTNHFKGHRTRKLQ
- the LOC130194405 gene encoding uncharacterized protein LOC130194405 isoform X3, which gives rise to MDSSLLPYLDIVQQMMHSGCSDVDIKKHLIFECGLRRGTSVANIRKFCKDHGLKRQRVTDQQLEAAVSNAITQGGPTYGRKMMTGSLAAAGVFASEGRVGAVLRNIHPPYHKARCQGARNLNPLPYHAAYVGHKIHMDQNEKIVMFGVTHVLAIDGFSSKIFGQATMPVKNNLTIYNDVYRSAVMEYGMWDQVRVDHGKEFYLTLFMQEKLASHRHNTERPPYLQTPSTKNG
- the LOC130194405 gene encoding uncharacterized protein LOC130194405 isoform X4, whose product is MPAYVGHKIHMDQNEKIVMFGVTHVLAIDGFSSKIFGQATMPVKNNLTIYNDVYRSAVMEYGMWDQVRVDHGKEFYLTLFMQEKLASHRHNTERPPYLQTPSTKNHRIERIWPEINNRVNYPLKAALVELVDQEELDMEDQMTRFCVSSLTCQLAQIGVNRTVQAWNAHRIPGRGIPNYLARDGCPKKLSTDLLPNASVAADWYDQEVGSLTVSDFGTNHFKGHRTRKLQ